The proteins below come from a single Rhizobium sp. BT04 genomic window:
- a CDS encoding GlxA family transcriptional regulator codes for MITSEEPSEISANEPDYVRWLDDLWAERLLVARDRKADLSVGILLWPTFPMMSLTGIVEPLRHAADFADNSRPLHCRWSIMGAPGHAAVASCGIRVHADAPYINPTDFDYVVVIGGLLPHLRAAPSKHRDYLRVAASAGVPIIGVCTGAFILAQEGLLAGRRACVHPFHAEDFRIAFPRLAFSTRDDFLIENGRITVPGGVSILSLMTELIRTHCGPDRAAKAVHQLSLSEQKHMSAFDHGRATTFRRTEDSRIQRAVVLIESRKGRDVSPEQVASLVGLSPRQFARLFQDNIGMTPKRFIVETRLRYGRFLVENSTLPMTAIAFEIGFSDSAHFATAFRKKYGKPPRSFR; via the coding sequence ATGATCACATCCGAGGAACCTTCCGAAATATCTGCCAACGAGCCGGACTATGTGCGCTGGCTCGACGATCTTTGGGCCGAGCGACTTCTGGTCGCACGCGACCGAAAAGCCGATCTCTCTGTCGGCATTCTCCTCTGGCCGACCTTCCCGATGATGTCGCTGACGGGTATCGTCGAGCCTCTCAGGCATGCGGCGGACTTTGCCGACAATTCCCGTCCACTACATTGTCGCTGGTCGATCATGGGGGCTCCGGGCCATGCGGCGGTCGCTAGCTGCGGCATCCGGGTTCACGCCGATGCGCCCTACATTAACCCGACCGACTTCGACTACGTCGTGGTTATCGGTGGCCTCCTGCCACATCTGCGCGCCGCACCTAGCAAGCATCGCGACTATCTCAGGGTGGCGGCATCGGCAGGTGTCCCGATAATTGGCGTCTGCACGGGCGCCTTCATATTGGCGCAGGAGGGACTGCTCGCCGGACGCAGGGCGTGCGTTCATCCCTTTCACGCGGAGGATTTCCGGATTGCCTTCCCGCGCCTTGCCTTCTCCACGCGCGATGACTTCCTGATCGAAAACGGCCGCATTACCGTGCCTGGCGGCGTATCGATCCTGTCGCTGATGACTGAACTCATCCGCACGCATTGCGGACCGGATCGGGCGGCCAAGGCCGTGCACCAGCTTTCGCTCTCGGAGCAGAAGCACATGAGCGCCTTCGATCACGGCCGCGCCACGACATTTCGCCGCACAGAAGATTCGCGCATACAGCGAGCCGTCGTGCTCATCGAGAGTCGGAAGGGTCGCGACGTCTCACCGGAACAGGTGGCCTCTCTGGTCGGCCTGTCACCACGCCAGTTCGCGCGTCTGTTCCAGGACAATATCGGCATGACTCCGAAGCGCTTTATCGTCGAGACGAGATTGCGCTATGGCCGGTTTCTGGTCGAAAACAGCACACTGCCCATGACGGCGATCGCCTTTGAAATCGGATTCTCCGACTCCGCCCATTTCGCGACCGCTTTTCGCAAGAAGTATGGGAAGCCTCCCAGGAGTTTCCGCTGA
- a CDS encoding MarR family winged helix-turn-helix transcriptional regulator, with protein sequence MPTSKAAKGPDMPAPTSSPAGKEGRKLSNFLCFAVYSANLAFGRAYKPILDALGLTYTQYIAIVALSEEDDQTVGMLGEKLFLESNTLTPILKKLESVGFITRHRDPADERQVRVSLTTAGRDLLETDPSSELIAATGLGEDFPVVQQSVTRLRDNLLRAPVEPAKS encoded by the coding sequence ATGCCGACATCTAAAGCAGCTAAGGGGCCGGATATGCCTGCGCCCACTTCCTCGCCAGCGGGCAAGGAAGGCAGGAAACTTTCGAATTTCCTGTGCTTCGCGGTCTATTCGGCCAATCTCGCCTTCGGCCGCGCCTATAAGCCGATCCTGGACGCGCTCGGCCTGACTTATACCCAGTATATCGCCATTGTGGCCCTCTCCGAGGAGGACGACCAAACGGTCGGCATGCTGGGGGAAAAATTGTTCCTCGAATCCAACACGCTGACGCCGATTCTCAAGAAGCTGGAGTCGGTCGGCTTTATCACCCGCCATCGCGATCCCGCCGATGAACGGCAGGTGCGCGTGAGCCTGACGACGGCGGGACGCGATCTCCTCGAAACCGATCCCAGCTCCGAGCTGATCGCCGCCACCGGTCTCGGCGAAGACTTTCCCGTCGTACAACAATCGGTGACGCGGCTGCGCGACAACCTGTTGCGGGCGCCGGTCGAACCGGCAAAATCGTGA
- a CDS encoding NUDIX hydrolase — protein sequence MPEIAIGALIGNGTVLLARRNSQRRTHPDRWSLPGGHVEDGEDAETAMRRELLEEIGVTPQHWQLAAKFRSEGPPGASATFHVYIVDRWHGVPRLVDDEHTSLRWFTAAEIECETELALPQLSKILANLASQGSKD from the coding sequence ATGCCCGAAATCGCAATAGGCGCCCTGATCGGGAATGGGACCGTCCTTCTGGCCAGGCGAAATTCGCAGCGCCGGACGCACCCCGATCGTTGGAGCCTGCCGGGAGGCCATGTCGAAGACGGCGAAGATGCCGAGACGGCAATGCGCCGGGAATTGCTGGAAGAAATCGGCGTGACACCACAGCACTGGCAGTTGGCCGCAAAGTTCCGGTCGGAAGGCCCGCCCGGGGCATCCGCCACCTTCCATGTCTATATCGTAGACCGCTGGCATGGTGTCCCAAGGCTTGTCGATGATGAACACACCTCACTGCGATGGTTTACCGCCGCCGAGATAGAATGCGAAACCGAGTTGGCATTGCCGCAGCTCAGCAAAATACTCGCAAACCTTGCCTCGCAGGGCAGCAAAGACTGA
- a CDS encoding epoxide hydrolase family protein, producing the protein MSPTSLSSPTRRELLAATAAAGAVSLLAAAGGAQANGDAISPFSVNFPQEQLDDLRRRVAATRWPDKETVTDDTQGVRLATIQKLANHWAADYDWRKMEARLNALPQFVTEIDGLDIHFIHVRSKHNNALPLIVTHGWPGSIVEQLKIIEPLTDPTAHGGSEADAFDVVIPSLPGYGFSGKPAAPGWNPPRIARAWATLMQRLGYTKFVAQGGDWGNAVTELMALQEPPGLLGIHTNMAATVPADIAKALGAGGPPPAGLSPEEKQAWVQLDDFYKNGLGYAIEMNNRPQTLYGIVDSPVGLAAWMLDHDIRSYQMIARVFDGKPEGLTQDDILDNVTLYWLTDTAISSARLYWDNAHFPSGGFFDPRGVKIPAAVSVFPDEIYAAPRSWAEKAYPKLIHYNRLEKGGHFAAWEQPMAMTAELRTAFRTLRQ; encoded by the coding sequence ATGTCACCGACATCCCTATCATCGCCTACAAGGCGCGAGCTGCTTGCGGCGACGGCCGCCGCCGGGGCCGTCAGCCTGCTTGCTGCGGCGGGCGGCGCGCAGGCGAACGGCGATGCGATCAGCCCCTTCAGCGTCAACTTCCCCCAAGAGCAGCTGGACGACCTGCGCCGGCGCGTGGCGGCGACCCGTTGGCCCGATAAGGAGACGGTCACGGACGACACGCAGGGCGTGCGGCTCGCGACGATTCAGAAGCTGGCGAACCACTGGGCGGCGGATTACGACTGGCGCAAAATGGAGGCGCGGCTCAATGCTTTGCCGCAATTCGTCACCGAGATCGACGGGTTGGATATTCATTTCATCCACGTCCGCTCGAAGCACAACAATGCGTTGCCCTTGATCGTCACCCATGGCTGGCCGGGATCGATCGTCGAGCAGCTGAAGATCATCGAGCCGCTCACCGATCCGACCGCGCATGGCGGGAGCGAAGCGGACGCGTTTGACGTGGTGATCCCGTCGCTGCCGGGTTACGGTTTCTCCGGCAAGCCGGCGGCGCCGGGGTGGAATCCTCCTCGCATCGCACGCGCCTGGGCGACGCTGATGCAGCGCCTCGGCTACACGAAATTCGTGGCGCAGGGCGGCGACTGGGGCAACGCGGTCACCGAGCTGATGGCTCTGCAGGAGCCGCCGGGATTGCTTGGCATCCACACGAACATGGCGGCCACGGTTCCGGCCGATATCGCCAAGGCGCTCGGAGCCGGCGGGCCGCCGCCCGCGGGTCTTTCGCCTGAGGAAAAGCAAGCCTGGGTCCAGCTCGACGACTTCTACAAGAACGGGCTCGGCTATGCCATCGAGATGAACAACCGGCCGCAGACGCTCTACGGGATCGTCGACTCGCCGGTCGGCCTGGCGGCATGGATGCTCGACCACGACATTCGCAGCTACCAGATGATCGCCCGCGTTTTTGATGGAAAACCGGAGGGGCTGACGCAGGACGACATCCTCGACAACGTCACGCTCTACTGGCTGACGGATACCGCAATCTCCTCGGCGCGACTCTACTGGGACAACGCGCATTTCCCGTCGGGAGGCTTCTTCGATCCCAGGGGCGTGAAGATCCCGGCTGCCGTGAGCGTTTTTCCCGACGAGATCTATGCGGCGCCGCGCAGCTGGGCGGAGAAGGCCTATCCGAAGCTCATTCACTACAACAGGCTCGAGAAGGGTGGTCACTTTGCCGCCTGGGAACAGCCCATGGCCATGACGGCTGAGCTCAGGACGGCGTTCCGGACCTTACGCCAGTAA
- a CDS encoding DUF3095 family protein, whose translation MTNSHAEPRQAYDEFSLVLDPDVYEPLPDDWLIGITDVVSSTAAIRSGRYEDVNYAGASIIAALGNAWGSFDFPFVFRGDGAAFALPANGIMAATSALRDVAGFAKTDLHLDLRVGLVTVGEIRANGRDVRTARYAASESAIYAMFAGGGLKWAEQQIKNGRFLIKPGRYAMRPDLRGLSCDWAPFPSQRGEILSLLVEPRDHTNPNVFAALAKRLLEVFDAAPRRSHPLPGDVAGISGGQVDAQRWSEVASNSDFRKFDDGLRLTLDCTADQIDSVEAILVAARERGEIDFGLHRQSHALMTCLVPSGRSESHLHFLDGMGGGYAKAAEMMEEGVVAARSSRRPERPVVATVA comes from the coding sequence ATGACCAACAGCCACGCGGAGCCGCGCCAGGCCTATGACGAGTTTTCGCTTGTGCTCGATCCTGATGTCTACGAGCCGCTGCCGGACGATTGGCTGATCGGCATCACCGACGTCGTCAGCTCGACCGCGGCGATCCGATCGGGGCGCTATGAAGACGTCAATTATGCCGGTGCATCAATCATTGCCGCCCTCGGCAATGCCTGGGGTTCGTTCGATTTTCCCTTCGTGTTTCGCGGAGACGGGGCAGCCTTCGCCTTGCCGGCGAACGGCATCATGGCCGCGACATCGGCCTTGCGTGATGTGGCGGGCTTCGCCAAAACCGATCTTCATCTCGACTTGCGTGTCGGGCTCGTCACCGTCGGCGAAATCCGCGCGAACGGGCGCGACGTCAGGACCGCGCGCTATGCCGCTTCCGAGAGCGCGATCTATGCGATGTTTGCCGGAGGCGGGCTCAAATGGGCGGAGCAGCAGATCAAGAACGGCCGCTTTCTGATCAAGCCCGGCCGTTATGCAATGAGGCCTGACCTCAGAGGCTTGAGCTGCGACTGGGCGCCGTTCCCGAGCCAGCGCGGCGAGATCCTGTCGCTGCTGGTCGAGCCGCGCGACCACACGAATCCCAACGTCTTTGCGGCATTGGCGAAGCGCTTGCTCGAGGTTTTCGATGCCGCGCCGCGCCGATCTCATCCGCTGCCCGGGGATGTCGCGGGTATCAGCGGGGGGCAGGTCGATGCGCAACGGTGGTCGGAGGTCGCCTCCAATTCGGATTTCCGCAAATTCGACGACGGCCTGCGCCTGACGCTGGATTGCACGGCGGACCAGATCGACAGCGTTGAAGCCATCCTCGTTGCTGCAAGGGAGCGCGGCGAAATCGATTTCGGGCTGCACCGCCAGTCGCATGCGCTGATGACCTGCCTCGTGCCATCCGGCCGGTCGGAGTCACACCTGCATTTCCTCGACGGAATGGGCGGCGGTTATGCCAAGGCGGCCGAGATGATGGAGGAGGGCGTAGTGGCCGCGCGGTCATCGCGCCGGCCGGAAAGGCCGGTCGTGGCGACTGTCGCATAG
- a CDS encoding Ohr family peroxiredoxin — protein MTEKLLFTGKTHIAGGRNGYARSSDGTLDIKLPQPHPAAENLFGAAWSACYIGAIELAAAQRKIALPAGPEVDAEISLHADNGSFFLRARLDVSLPGIDRAIAQELIEAAHGICPYSKATHGNIDVDTRLV, from the coding sequence ATGACCGAGAAGCTTCTTTTCACCGGCAAGACCCACATCGCCGGCGGCCGCAACGGCTATGCACGCAGCAGCGACGGCACGCTCGACATCAAACTGCCGCAGCCGCATCCGGCGGCCGAAAACCTGTTCGGCGCCGCCTGGTCGGCCTGCTATATCGGCGCCATCGAGCTCGCCGCCGCGCAGCGGAAGATCGCGCTGCCGGCCGGTCCCGAGGTCGATGCCGAGATCTCTCTCCATGCCGATAACGGTTCTTTCTTCCTGCGCGCACGCCTTGATGTCAGCCTGCCGGGTATTGATCGCGCCATCGCTCAGGAACTGATCGAGGCAGCCCATGGCATTTGCCCCTATTCCAAGGCGACCCACGGCAATATCGACGTCGACACCAGGCTTGTCTGA
- a CDS encoding CAP-Gly domain protein — translation MSYDFHVGQKVVCINDTFKHVSIDQLIRKGEIYTIRWVGEYTHYVDGTFIGVKLAEIHRGNDDGPEGYGAADMPYRATRFRPLVKDKIASLRKLLAPTPDAPVEPKEKTRKKEKV, via the coding sequence ATGAGCTATGATTTTCACGTCGGCCAGAAGGTCGTCTGCATCAACGATACCTTCAAGCATGTCAGCATCGACCAGCTCATCCGCAAGGGCGAGATCTATACGATCCGCTGGGTGGGCGAATATACCCATTATGTCGACGGCACCTTCATCGGGGTAAAGCTCGCGGAAATCCATCGCGGCAATGATGACGGGCCGGAAGGTTACGGTGCCGCCGACATGCCCTATCGCGCGACGCGCTTCCGACCGCTGGTGAAGGACAAGATCGCGTCGCTGCGCAAGCTTCTGGCCCCGACGCCCGATGCGCCGGTCGAGCCGAAGGAAAAGACCAGGAAAAAAGAGAAGGTTTGA
- a CDS encoding extensin family protein translates to MAFVSFPRRSLLPVLLSVALTTCSISDGLVPPANVDSGTRVSSISPARGAARMAPSVRMAPVESQASYPVSSAPVGNSQGSVDYLDTPNLAGTGHAAPAARSAPGSAGARGARGLPMIDSDEALAAGQPSGNWGGTQNLAIPSGGVNMDDELGAEPVVGLAQEQQQQIAEGNATEPVVDGIGTDNPMQLNQPGRQPAPRALRQPMPQPAAEAQMSRAPAWSDGSPVVAPARVPEEDESEEVAMLRPNNPMMSEPAAPVDPSVMPASELACRRELKRMGVLFDDKPPISQGPACQVPYPVSLKGLSGNIGVQPAVTLNCQVTLAFAKWVKNELAPSARYRYWSGIRTIQPLGGYSCRRMNNSRQRYNPMSEHARGNAIDVGKFVLKNGHEIDVRKKGLFSLREGRLLKAVRTDSCRYFNTVLGPGSNPEHWNHFHFDLRSRKGGKVYCD, encoded by the coding sequence ATGGCGTTTGTTTCCTTTCCTCGGCGATCCCTTTTGCCTGTGCTGCTTTCGGTGGCGCTGACGACCTGTTCGATCAGCGATGGGCTGGTGCCGCCGGCCAATGTCGACAGCGGCACCAGGGTCAGCTCGATCTCGCCGGCACGGGGGGCGGCGCGCATGGCGCCTTCCGTCCGGATGGCGCCGGTGGAGAGCCAGGCCTCCTATCCCGTTTCCAGCGCGCCTGTCGGCAATAGCCAGGGTTCCGTCGATTATCTCGATACGCCGAACCTTGCCGGCACCGGCCATGCAGCACCGGCGGCGCGCAGCGCGCCGGGGTCGGCGGGCGCACGGGGTGCGCGCGGACTGCCGATGATCGACAGCGACGAGGCGCTGGCTGCAGGCCAGCCGAGCGGCAACTGGGGCGGCACGCAGAACCTTGCGATCCCTTCCGGCGGCGTCAACATGGATGACGAGCTCGGAGCCGAGCCGGTCGTCGGCCTGGCGCAGGAGCAACAGCAGCAGATCGCCGAGGGCAACGCCACCGAACCCGTCGTCGACGGCATCGGCACCGACAATCCGATGCAGCTGAACCAGCCCGGGCGCCAGCCCGCACCGCGGGCCCTGCGGCAACCCATGCCGCAGCCGGCGGCAGAAGCGCAGATGAGCCGGGCGCCTGCCTGGAGCGACGGCAGCCCGGTCGTGGCGCCGGCCCGTGTTCCCGAAGAGGATGAGAGCGAAGAGGTCGCGATGCTGCGGCCGAACAATCCGATGATGAGCGAACCGGCAGCACCCGTCGATCCCAGCGTCATGCCGGCCTCCGAGCTTGCCTGCCGGCGCGAGCTGAAGCGCATGGGCGTGCTCTTCGACGACAAGCCGCCGATCTCGCAAGGCCCGGCCTGCCAGGTGCCGTATCCGGTGTCGCTGAAGGGGCTCTCCGGCAATATCGGCGTGCAGCCGGCCGTGACGCTGAACTGCCAGGTAACGCTCGCCTTCGCCAAATGGGTGAAGAACGAGCTGGCGCCGTCGGCGCGCTATCGCTATTGGAGCGGCATCAGGACGATCCAGCCGCTCGGCGGCTATTCCTGCCGGCGCATGAACAACAGCCGGCAGCGATACAATCCGATGTCGGAACACGCCCGCGGCAACGCCATCGACGTCGGCAAGTTCGTGCTGAAGAACGGCCACGAGATCGACGTGCGCAAGAAGGGCTTGTTCTCGCTGCGCGAGGGCCGGCTGCTGAAGGCAGTGCGCACCGATAGCTGCCGCTATTTCAATACCGTGCTCGGGCCGGGCAGCAACCCGGAACACTGGAACCACTTCCACTTCGACCTGCGCTCCCGCAAGGGCGGCAAGGTCTATTGCGACTGA
- a CDS encoding methyl-accepting chemotaxis protein, whose product MRNVKISTRLYCLVGFTLAVLAATMVFFLNYSYSELQAERKAGLEKMEATALGIFDKYYKMEQAGAMTREQAQAAAKDVIGAMRYGTDGYFWINDMRPAMVMHPIKPQLNGTDISQMKDPNGKFLFVEFVNKVKKDGKGFVDYYWPKPGADEPVLKYSYVAGFEPWGWIVGTGVYADDLAALYRQNAIWAAVLCLLGAAATVAIAYAIVRSVTAPIARLKTAMNAIAEEEASVEIAGSECRDEIGQMAKALLVLRDSVDERSALRGREDERQQQIEEERRGNEASLRSASERQTRAMQAIGVGLEKLAGGDLTVAIGDIGEDYAKLRGDFNAAVDALNGVIHAIAESSHVVNESASDISEATGNLSKRTEQQAAALEETAAALDEITATVKTASERANEAREMVAETKASAGRSGDIVRNAVTAMGRIEESSSRINQIISVIDEIAFQTNLLALNAGVEAARAGEAGRGFAVVAQEVRELAQRSANAAKEIKELISRSAAEVEGGVALVRSTGDALLEIESLVNKVNDHVASIATAAREQSTGLNEINGSVNHMDQMTQQNAAMVEETTAASRTLADESTQLKTLLSNFRLRGAGQSLEARYTRAA is encoded by the coding sequence ATGCGCAACGTCAAGATTTCCACCCGCCTTTACTGCCTCGTCGGCTTCACGCTTGCCGTGCTTGCGGCGACCATGGTCTTTTTTCTGAACTATTCCTATTCCGAGCTGCAAGCGGAGCGGAAGGCGGGGCTGGAGAAGATGGAGGCGACGGCGCTCGGTATCTTCGACAAATATTACAAGATGGAGCAGGCGGGCGCGATGACCCGCGAGCAGGCGCAGGCAGCGGCCAAGGACGTGATCGGTGCGATGCGCTATGGCACGGACGGTTACTTCTGGATCAACGACATGCGTCCCGCCATGGTGATGCACCCGATCAAGCCGCAGTTGAACGGCACCGACATCTCGCAGATGAAGGACCCGAACGGCAAGTTCCTGTTCGTTGAATTCGTCAACAAGGTCAAGAAGGACGGCAAGGGCTTCGTCGATTATTATTGGCCGAAGCCGGGCGCCGATGAGCCGGTTCTCAAATATTCCTATGTTGCCGGTTTCGAGCCCTGGGGCTGGATCGTCGGCACCGGTGTTTACGCCGATGACCTTGCCGCGCTCTATCGCCAGAATGCGATCTGGGCGGCGGTCCTCTGCCTGCTTGGCGCGGCCGCCACGGTTGCCATCGCCTATGCCATCGTGCGCAGCGTGACGGCGCCGATCGCCCGGCTGAAGACGGCGATGAATGCGATTGCGGAAGAAGAAGCATCGGTGGAGATCGCCGGCAGCGAGTGCCGCGACGAGATCGGCCAGATGGCCAAGGCGCTGCTGGTGCTGCGCGATTCCGTCGACGAGCGCAGCGCGCTGCGCGGACGGGAAGACGAACGGCAGCAGCAGATCGAAGAAGAACGCCGCGGCAACGAGGCAAGCCTGCGTTCGGCTTCCGAGCGGCAGACCCGTGCGATGCAGGCGATCGGCGTCGGCCTGGAGAAGCTCGCAGGCGGCGACCTGACGGTTGCGATCGGCGATATCGGCGAGGATTACGCCAAGCTCAGGGGCGATTTCAACGCCGCCGTCGATGCGCTGAACGGCGTCATCCATGCAATCGCCGAATCGAGCCATGTCGTCAACGAAAGTGCTTCCGATATCAGCGAGGCGACCGGCAATCTGTCGAAGCGGACGGAACAGCAGGCGGCGGCTCTCGAAGAGACGGCGGCAGCGCTCGACGAGATCACCGCGACGGTCAAAACGGCATCCGAGCGGGCGAACGAGGCGCGCGAGATGGTGGCCGAAACCAAAGCGAGCGCCGGCCGCTCCGGCGATATCGTCCGCAATGCGGTGACGGCGATGGGCCGGATCGAGGAATCGTCGAGCCGCATCAACCAGATCATCTCGGTGATCGACGAGATCGCCTTCCAGACGAACCTGCTGGCGCTGAATGCCGGGGTCGAGGCGGCGCGGGCAGGTGAGGCGGGCCGCGGCTTTGCGGTCGTCGCCCAGGAAGTGCGCGAACTCGCCCAGCGTTCGGCCAATGCGGCCAAGGAGATCAAGGAACTGATCAGCCGCTCGGCGGCGGAAGTCGAGGGCGGGGTGGCACTGGTGCGCTCGACCGGCGACGCGCTGCTGGAGATCGAGTCGCTGGTCAATAAGGTCAACGACCACGTCGCCTCGATTGCGACGGCGGCGCGCGAACAGTCGACGGGGCTCAACGAGATCAATGGTTCCGTCAACCATATGGACCAGATGACGCAGCAGAATGCGGCCATGGTCGAGGAGACGACGGCGGCAAGCCGCACACTCGCCGATGAGAGCACCCAGCTGAAGACGCTGCTTTCGAACTTCCGCCTGCGTGGGGCAGGGCAATCGCTTGAAGCCCGATACACACGGGCAGCGTGA
- a CDS encoding acyl-CoA thioesterase, which yields MTDAAKPRGELTLRTLAMPGDANPAGDIFGGWVMAQMDLASGIRAAERAKGRVVTAAVKEMAFELPVKIGDTLSVYTDVERVGRTSITLIVEAWAHRSRYAKMEKVTAGTFIMVALDEEGKPKQVPEE from the coding sequence ATGACCGATGCCGCCAAGCCGAGAGGCGAACTGACGCTGCGCACGCTTGCCATGCCCGGCGATGCCAATCCGGCCGGCGATATCTTCGGCGGCTGGGTCATGGCGCAGATGGACCTTGCCTCCGGCATCCGCGCCGCCGAGCGCGCCAAAGGCCGCGTCGTCACCGCCGCGGTCAAGGAAATGGCCTTCGAGCTGCCGGTCAAGATCGGCGATACGCTGTCGGTCTATACCGATGTCGAGCGTGTCGGGCGCACCTCGATCACGCTGATCGTCGAAGCCTGGGCGCACCGCTCGCGTTACGCCAAGATGGAAAAGGTCACGGCCGGCACCTTCATCATGGTGGCGCTCGACGAAGAGGGAAAGCCGAAGCAAGTCCCCGAAGAGTGA
- a CDS encoding DUF1501 domain-containing protein, protein MSQILLSRRGFLTSACCLAAAPAFTPVTFAAMPGDNRFVTIVLRGAMDGLDLVQPYGDAGFAALRPTLALTPDTGLLDLDGHFGLNPAGAELMPLWKSRELAFVHAVSTPYRDQRSHFDGQDMLESGGEHVAEEKTGWLNRALAVIPRSDARRAIDVNTSTELILSGPNNVDVWASDSNLAPARDEMQFLARLYAGDPPFAAALAEATRADTASMMVEPDGQRGEKVADVAALAAHMLKGDYRIASFSISGWDTHIGQAGQFKRPVQDLAQAINTLKTTLGPEIWSKTVVLAMTEFGRTVRQNGSAGTDHGTGGCALLSGGAINGGRILGRWPGVGDGQLLDDRDLMPTADVREVAAAMLYRQFDVGVDDLTGKIFPGLGFDKGSQFLKA, encoded by the coding sequence ATGAGCCAGATCCTGCTTTCCCGCCGCGGCTTTCTGACGTCGGCCTGCTGTCTCGCCGCCGCCCCCGCCTTCACGCCGGTCACCTTCGCGGCGATGCCGGGTGACAACCGTTTCGTCACCATCGTGCTGCGCGGCGCGATGGACGGGCTGGATCTGGTGCAGCCCTATGGCGATGCCGGTTTTGCCGCGCTCAGGCCGACCCTGGCGCTGACGCCCGACACCGGGCTTCTCGATCTCGACGGGCATTTCGGCCTCAATCCTGCCGGCGCCGAACTGATGCCGCTGTGGAAGAGTCGGGAACTCGCCTTCGTGCATGCGGTGTCGACGCCTTATCGCGACCAGCGCAGCCATTTCGACGGGCAGGACATGCTGGAGTCAGGCGGTGAACATGTCGCCGAGGAAAAGACCGGCTGGCTGAACCGGGCGCTCGCTGTCATTCCGCGCTCGGATGCGCGCAGGGCGATCGACGTCAACACTTCGACCGAGCTGATCCTCTCCGGGCCGAACAATGTCGACGTCTGGGCCTCGGATTCCAATCTGGCACCGGCGCGCGACGAGATGCAATTCCTGGCGCGGCTCTATGCCGGCGATCCGCCGTTTGCCGCTGCCCTCGCCGAGGCGACGCGGGCCGACACCGCTTCGATGATGGTCGAGCCGGACGGCCAGCGCGGCGAGAAGGTTGCGGATGTGGCAGCACTCGCGGCCCACATGCTGAAGGGCGATTACCGCATCGCCAGTTTCTCGATATCAGGCTGGGACACGCATATCGGCCAGGCCGGCCAGTTCAAGCGGCCGGTGCAGGACCTTGCGCAGGCGATCAACACGCTGAAGACCACGCTCGGGCCGGAGATCTGGTCAAAAACGGTGGTGCTTGCCATGACCGAATTCGGCCGCACCGTCCGCCAGAACGGCTCAGCGGGCACCGACCACGGCACCGGCGGCTGCGCGCTGTTATCAGGCGGCGCCATCAACGGCGGCCGCATCCTCGGCCGCTGGCCCGGAGTTGGGGATGGCCAGCTGCTTGACGACCGCGATTTGATGCCGACGGCGGACGTGCGCGAGGTGGCGGCGGCGATGCTTTACAGGCAGTTCGATGTTGGCGTGGATGACCTGACGGGGAAGATTTTTCCGGGATTGGGGTTTGATAAGGGCTCTCAGTTTTTGAAGGCGTGA